One genomic segment of Alosa sapidissima isolate fAloSap1 chromosome 13, fAloSap1.pri, whole genome shotgun sequence includes these proteins:
- the ubxn8 gene encoding UBX domain-containing protein 8 isoform X2 — MSVVGKPCASLCALAILFVCCISWKHSIVGPEDAEARLKQDIARRVQQAKLNNKASHYQENVQKPKQEARLRKKEENFYAMTGETWRLTEGRQLGEGELGDQEDIEEQDELTAQQRAIRRRKLPAMAYQGPDKKDPPLAKRVIVLPDEPPVDAEGVVNVALRCLSGRTLKRRFLKSHPSTVLVDWMFKSGYHPAVYAICEPYPRRPLQTEEHLTLEDVGIVRNTVLNVEEKDPSTT, encoded by the exons ATGTCTGTTGTTGGCAAGCCGTGCGCTAGTCTTTGCGCCTTGGCGATTTTATTTGTTTGCTGTATTTCATGGAAACATTCCATAGTCG GACCAGAGGATGCTGAAGCTAGGCTGAAACAAGACATTGCGAGACGGGTGCAGCAGGCAAAGTTAAACAATAAG GCCTCTCACTATCAAGAGAATGTGCAAAAGCCAAAGCAAGAGGCTCgtctgagaaagaaagaggaaaactTTTATGCCATGACTGGAGAAACCTGGAGACTGACTGAAGGACGACAATTAGGG GAAGGAGAGTTGGGTGACCAGGAGGACATAGAAGAGCAGGATGAGTTAACAGCCCAGCAGAGGGCTATCCGAAGGAGAAAACTACCAGCGATGGCTTACCAGGGACCAGACAAAAAAGACCCCCCACTGGCTAAAAGA GTTATTGTTTTGCCAGATGAACCACCAGTAGATGCAGAAGGG GTTGTAAATGTGGCATTAAGATGTCTAAGCGGAAGAACATTAAAACGGAGATTTCTGAAGTCTCACCCATCTACT GTTCTTGTGGACTGGATGTTTAAGAGTGGATACCATCCAGCAGTGTATGCCATTTGTGAGCCCTATCCACGACGACCATTACAGACTGAGGAACACCTCACATTGGAGGATGTTGGTATTGTAAGGAACACTGTGCTCAATGTGGAGGAGAAAGACCCATCCACAACATAA
- the ubxn8 gene encoding UBX domain-containing protein 8 isoform X1 yields MSVVGKPCASLCALAILFVCCISWKHSIVGVRDALLLAGRTFLLLCSITFASYLYPRMKALLFPPPCQEETEGPEDAEARLKQDIARRVQQAKLNNKASHYQENVQKPKQEARLRKKEENFYAMTGETWRLTEGRQLGEGELGDQEDIEEQDELTAQQRAIRRRKLPAMAYQGPDKKDPPLAKRVIVLPDEPPVDAEGVVNVALRCLSGRTLKRRFLKSHPSTVLVDWMFKSGYHPAVYAICEPYPRRPLQTEEHLTLEDVGIVRNTVLNVEEKDPSTT; encoded by the exons ATGTCTGTTGTTGGCAAGCCGTGCGCTAGTCTTTGCGCCTTGGCGATTTTATTTGTTTGCTGTATTTCATGGAAACATTCCATAGTCG GTGTGAGGGATGCCCTCCTTCTGGCAGGGCGAACTTTTCTGCTGTTGTGTTCTATCACCTTTGCATCGTACTTGTATCCGCGAATGAAAGCCCTCCTTTTCCCACCACCATGTCAGGAGGAGACTGAGG GACCAGAGGATGCTGAAGCTAGGCTGAAACAAGACATTGCGAGACGGGTGCAGCAGGCAAAGTTAAACAATAAG GCCTCTCACTATCAAGAGAATGTGCAAAAGCCAAAGCAAGAGGCTCgtctgagaaagaaagaggaaaactTTTATGCCATGACTGGAGAAACCTGGAGACTGACTGAAGGACGACAATTAGGG GAAGGAGAGTTGGGTGACCAGGAGGACATAGAAGAGCAGGATGAGTTAACAGCCCAGCAGAGGGCTATCCGAAGGAGAAAACTACCAGCGATGGCTTACCAGGGACCAGACAAAAAAGACCCCCCACTGGCTAAAAGA GTTATTGTTTTGCCAGATGAACCACCAGTAGATGCAGAAGGG GTTGTAAATGTGGCATTAAGATGTCTAAGCGGAAGAACATTAAAACGGAGATTTCTGAAGTCTCACCCATCTACT GTTCTTGTGGACTGGATGTTTAAGAGTGGATACCATCCAGCAGTGTATGCCATTTGTGAGCCCTATCCACGACGACCATTACAGACTGAGGAACACCTCACATTGGAGGATGTTGGTATTGTAAGGAACACTGTGCTCAATGTGGAGGAGAAAGACCCATCCACAACATAA